AGTTCAGCAGCTTCCGTAAAAAAGTGTATAAAACTTTGTGGAATTCCATGTGAATTAATTCGTATTATTTTTCAACCAATTTCAGTTTGAACAGGAGGTACTCAAGGCCCACAATGAATACAGAGCTCGACACGGTGCAGCTCCCTTGGTGTTAAATTCCCAACTGTCTCAACTAGCTACTCAATGGGCGAAGGTAAGTAACTCAATTTGTTCAGCATTGATCAATCATTGTCAAACATTATCATTAGTATCTGATGTCCAACAATCGCATGGAGCATCGtcagaataataattatggcGAGAACATCTATTGGGCATCTGGTGGAAATCTTGGCGGTGCCGATGCTGTTAGATCCTGGTACAATGAAATCAAACAATATAACTGGCGTAGTCCTTCGTTTCAATCCAACACTGGCCACTTTACCCAAGTCGTTTGGAAGGGTTCCCAGAAATTAGGCGTGGGATTTGCAAAACGGTAAGAAAATATCTTAAAGTAAtagataaaaacaattaacatattttctgTTATGCTTTCTTCGCAGTGGAGACACCATATTTGTAGTGTGCAACTACGATCCTCCAGGCAATTACATGAACCAGTTTCAGAGTAACGTTAGtccacaataat
This window of the Drosophila albomicans strain 15112-1751.03 chromosome 2L, ASM965048v2, whole genome shotgun sequence genome carries:
- the LOC117566180 gene encoding Golgi-associated plant pathogenesis-related protein 1 isoform X1, producing MSVQALHKTTTMTVRVSFVILFCTLLLDNSSAASFEQEVLKAHNEYRARHGAAPLVLNSQLSQLATQWAKYLMSNNRMEHRQNNNYGENIYWASGGNLGGADAVRSWYNEIKQYNWRSPSFQSNTGHFTQVVWKGSQKLGVGFAKRGDTIFVVCNYDPPGNYMNQFQSNVSPQ
- the LOC117566180 gene encoding Golgi-associated plant pathogenesis-related protein 1 isoform X2, which codes for MSVQAFEQEVLKAHNEYRARHGAAPLVLNSQLSQLATQWAKYLMSNNRMEHRQNNNYGENIYWASGGNLGGADAVRSWYNEIKQYNWRSPSFQSNTGHFTQVVWKGSQKLGVGFAKRGDTIFVVCNYDPPGNYMNQFQSNVSPQ